AGAAGAATCAACTTTGGATTGCGAAATTTCCTTCTAAAAACGATACAATTGATAAAGCAGCGTGGGAATATTTAACCTACCACTTGGCAATTAAAGCCGGAATCGAAATGGCTGAATGTAAAATTGAAAAAGTAAATGGAACTTATCACACTTTTTTCACTAAACGTTTCGATCGAGTGAATGAGGAAAGAATTCATTTTTCTTCGGCAATGACGATGACTGGAAATAATGAAGACACGATTAAAAATCAACCAGCGAGTTATTTGGATATAGTAGAATTTATACAGAATTATGGTTGTAAAGTCAATGAAAATCTTCAGCAGTTGTGGCGAAGAATTGTTTTTAATATCGCTGTTTCCAATACGGACGACCATCTTCGCAATCACGGATTTATTTTGCATGATGAAGGTTGGATGCTATCTCCGGCTTATGACCTAAACCCTTCCATTGACAAAGACGGTCTGGCTTTAAATATTGATATGGATAACAATGCGTTAGATTTTGAATTAGCCAAAAGCGTAGGTGATTTTTTTAGATTAAATCAAGCTGAAATGCAAAAAATATTGAACGAAGTTTTCACTTCCGTAAAACAATGGAAAGAAATCGCTCAAAAAATTGGAATTTCAAGATCAGAACAAGAATTAATGCAAGCGGCATTTAGATTTATTTAAATAGATCGAACAGATTTGCACTGTTTTCCTAATTGCTCAATCAAGAATTGATATATAAGAAAAAATAAAAAAAAGAAAGCAAAGTTCCGTAGTCAGGAAAATATGCTGCAACATCAAGCCATAAAGGTTTTTCAGAAAAAGTTTTGTGGCGTTAAAATTTAGCCCCAAAATTTTTCTGAAAAAATATTGCATCGCATTTTCCTTCCACGAGGGTAGAGCACTTTCTTTTTTTTGTTTTTTTTTGAAAAATTTTTGACAGATTTTTGAAGTTAACTCATATAATCTGAAGAAAATCAAAATTTTTACAACCTGCGAAAATGAAGTATCAGTTCAGAATTAACCTGCGTAATTTAACCAGAGGGTTTTGCTCAACCTGGGTAAAATTGTTACACCCAGTCCCAGAACCTGGGTAAAAAAGATACAACCGAAACTCATCTCTATTCCTGATTTTTTTTCTTAAAAAAGCAAATCCGTCCTAATAATGTGTAAAAGCGCTAAAACGCCCATCCACATTACGTTTTCAGACCTCTAAAAAAATCCGACCTTATTACAAAATTTTTGCTGCAAGATGTGTCTTTGTACCCACAATTTTTCAAATTGGGCTTCAAAGAATTCTTGCCATTCCTATCGGAAGGGAGTAGAAAAAACTCGGAACTCGTTTTTTTTTTGAAAGGGTGATTTTTCAAAAATAAATTTCTGAAAAAAGGATTTAAGAAAAAGGAACTACCCACCACAGAAAATTGGAATATAAAATGAGATAAAGACATTAATTTTAAGTGCATTTAATTCAAAATATATTCTTAATTTTACATTCTAAGATTTAAGAAAAAAATTGTTGTATTTCACATGGTGGAATATTCGGTTACCTTAAGAATCTCCCTTTCTAGAAAATTACCTATTAATCGGTGTTTGGAAAGATATAAATATTCCTGGAGAAACCACTTACAACCAACCACTTACAATCATTTGTAGGTGGTTTTTTATTTTTTACCGCTTTTCTAACCATTGTAGGGTTAAGGCATCTTCTGCCTGGGCAAACCAATTTCATGCTCCTGCGGATACGGCGCGCGCCACGTCATGCTCACATCTTCGTTGATTTTCCGGTGAACTTCATAACGTTTTTCTTTGTCGAGAGCGTAATGTGGATCAGGAATGAAGGGCATTTTGGCCATTTTTAAAATCGTGATGGTCGGGAAATGAAAATCCACTTCTACCTGGCCTAAAAGCAAATAACAGCCGCCGCCCTGAAACGGATATTCCCTTAAATTATCAGGGAAATGCGCGGTATCAAAATATTCGCCTTCGGCATCGATCCACGTCCCGAAATACATCGTGCCTTTTTTGGTAGGAACGTGCTTCCGGGAAATAAGATACGCCAACATTTTTACCTGCTTTTTATGATATTTAAGCAGATCTTTCGCCATCACAGAACCGCGGTATTTCGTTTCCAACAAATCGAACGGACTGCACGAAACCGGGAATCCAAGGATTTCAATTTCATCAAAAGCATCCTCAAAAGGGTTTCTTTTTAATTCAGGTAACCGGTATTCTTTTTTCGGTTCTTCCTCAAAAATCGAATGGAAACGGTGTACTGGTTTGAAATTGACCATAATCAACCGCGCCTCAATCAAAAGTTCATTTTTCTGTTTCCCGGTAAAGCGAAAGGCACCTGCAAAAATTAGAATCTGCAAGGTTTCAATACCAATTGGAACGCGCTTGATGAAATTTTCCAGCGACGTAAAATCACCGTTCCTTTCCCTTTCTTCAGGAATGAACTGCGCCAGCCTGCCTTCCAGTTTTTCAATATGCATTAAACCTAAAAAAACATCTTTGCCGTACACGGTTGTTTCAAACATACTTTTGTTGACACAAGGATTATGGATGATTCCGCCGCTCATTCTGCATTCGTGAACATAAACTTCCGTGCGGTAAAATCCGCCGCCATTATTGATGGCCGCAACCATAAATTCAATCGGGAAATAAGCCTTCAAATACAAACTTTGATAACTTTCCACCGCATAACTCGCGGAATGAGCCTTGCAGAACGAATAGCCCGCAAAACTCTCTATTTGCCGGTAAACCTCTTTGCTCAAAGCGTCCGGATGGCCCTGTTTCCTGCA
The sequence above is a segment of the Chryseobacterium taklimakanense genome. Coding sequences within it:
- a CDS encoding type II toxin-antitoxin system HipA family toxin yields the protein MPTNKTDIYVYAHWLGLAEPMLLGILSAHQAKGRKAFSFEYDKNWLKSNAQRLIDPDIQFYSGQQFPNNKENFGIFLDSMPDTWGRTLMKRREIQLAKAKGENPKILYDIDYLLGVFDETRMGAFRFKLDPHGNFLDNDSEKSTPPWSTVRELQQAVVHYENDTDNEAINKWLKILIAPGSSLGGARPKANILDEKNQLWIAKFPSKNDTIDKAAWEYLTYHLAIKAGIEMAECKIEKVNGTYHTFFTKRFDRVNEERIHFSSAMTMTGNNEDTIKNQPASYLDIVEFIQNYGCKVNENLQQLWRRIVFNIAVSNTDDHLRNHGFILHDEGWMLSPAYDLNPSIDKDGLALNIDMDNNALDFELAKSVGDFFRLNQAEMQKILNEVFTSVKQWKEIAQKIGISRSEQELMQAAFRFI